From Vigna unguiculata cultivar IT97K-499-35 chromosome 5, ASM411807v1, whole genome shotgun sequence, the proteins below share one genomic window:
- the LOC114186039 gene encoding plastidic glucose transporter 4-like has translation MSMSSGSSWWCGLRPSSFNMDTEFSVRGNTFGGIFGSSAKPRSLRVQPSDEDVEDLLANNISGKPSGTVLPYVGVACLGAMLFGYHLGVVNGSLEYLAKDLGIIQNTVLQGWIVSALLAGATVGSFTGGTLADKFGRTRTFQLDAIPLAIGGFLCATAQTVQTMIIGRLLAGIGIGVASAVVPLYISEISPTDIRGALGSVNQLFICIGILAALLVGLPLEGNPIWWRTMFGITVVPSVLLALGMAISPESPRWLFQQGKILEAEKAVKTLYGKERVALVMQDLTAASEGSSEQEAGWFDLFSSRYWKVVSVGATLFLLQQLSGINAVVYYSTAVFRSAGISSDVAASALVGASNVFGTMVASSLMDKKGRKSLLIISFSGMGASMLLLSVSFTWKVLAPYSGTLAVLGTVFYVLSFSLGAGPVPALLLPEIFASRIRAKAIALSLGTHWISNFVIGLYFLSVVDKFGISSVYLGFATVCLVTVLYIARNVVETKGRSLEEIELALGPST, from the exons ATGAAGATGTTGAGGATCTTCTGGCCAATAATATTTCGGGCAAACCTTCTGGGACTGTTCTGCCTTATGTTGGTGTTGCTTGCCTTGGAGCTATGTTATTTGGGTATCATCTTGG GGTAGTAAACGGTTCTCTTGAGTACCTTGCCAAGGATCTTGGAATCATCCAAAACACTGTTCTACAAG GATGGATTGTGAGTGCACTGCTTGCTGGTGCTACTGTTGGTTCATTTACTGGTGGAACATTGGCTGACAAATTTGGCAGGACTAGGACTTTTCAGTTGGATGCAATCCCTCTGGCAATTGGAGGATTTCTTTG TGCTACTGCTCAGACTGTTCAAACAATGATCATTGGTCGCTTGTTAGCTGGTATAGGAATTGGTGTAGCATCTGCAGTTGTACCACTTTACATATCTGAG ATTTCTCCAACCGATATTCGCGGTGCACTTGGATCTGTTAATCAACTTTTTATATGTATTGGGATTCTTGCAGCACTGCTGGTTGGTTTGCCTCTGGAGGGAAATCCTATATG GTGGCGCACAATGTTTGGAATTACTGTAGTTCCATCTGTTCTGTTAGCACTTGGGATGGCTATTTCTCCAGAAAGTCCTCGGTGGCTTTTTCAG CAAGGAAAAATATTGGAAGCTGAAAAGGCTGTTAAAACACTGTATGGAAAAGAAAGAGTGGCTTTGGTTATGCAGGACTTGACAGCAGCAAGTGAAGGTTCTTCTGAACAAGAAGCTGGATGGTTTGATCTGTTTAGTAGTCGATATTGGAAAG TTGTGAGTGTAGGGGCAACACTTTTCTTGCTACAGCAGTTATCTGGAATAAATGCTGTGGTCTATTATTCGACTGCAGTTTTCCGCAGTGCTGGAATCTCTTCTGATGTTGCAGCAAGTGCACTGGTTGGTGCATCAAATGTTTTTG GCACAATGGTTGCTtcgtccttgatggacaagaaAGGAAGGAAAAGTCTCCTTATTATAAGTTTTAGTGGGATG GGTGCTTCTATGTTGCTTCTTTCTGTTTCATTTACTTGGAAGGTCCTTGCACCATATTCTGGAACTCTTGCAGTCCTCGGGACTGTCTT CTATGTCTTATCCTTCTCTCTTGGTGCTGGTCCTGTGCCTGCTCTTCTTCTACCAGAAATATTTGCATCTAGAATCAGAGCAAAAGCAATTGCTTTGTCATTAGGTACACATTGG ATCTCCAACTTTGTGATTGGGCTGTATTTCTTGAGTGTAGTAGACAAGTTTGGAATCAGCAGTGTGTACTTGGGCTTTGCAACAGTGTGTCTTGTTACAGTCTTGTACATAGCTCGTAACGTTGTTGAAACAAAAGGTCGATCCTTGGAAGAAATCGAACTTGCACTTGGCCCTTCAACCTAA
- the LOC114184285 gene encoding bidirectional sugar transporter SWEET9-like: MVAFSAQEMAFIFGLLGNIVSFLVFLAPLPTFYTIFKTKSSAGFQSIPYVVALLSALLLLYYGFIKTNAILIVTINSIGCFIEVTYLAMYIIYAPKKQKISTLIMILIADVGGFGLTMLVTIFSMTGINRVRAVGWVCAIFNIAVFAAPLSIMRKVIKTKSVEYMPFSLSLFLTLCATMWFFYGLFDKDPFIMLPNVLGFLFGITQMILYMVYKNSEKKNTKANRTQQQESEGTVNTKECDDTKHDFPSVVEMKENPLDQV; the protein is encoded by the exons ATGGTTGCATTTTCTGCTCAAGAGATGGCTTTCATCTTTGGTCTTCTAG GTAACATTGTCTCGTTTCTGGTGTTCTTGGCACCCTT GCCAACCTTCTATACAATTTTCAAGACCAAATCATCTGCGGGGTTTCAATCGATTCCATATGTTGTCGCACTTCTTAGTGCACTCTTGCTTCTGTACTATGGCTTCATAAAAACCAATGCTATTTTGATTGTCACCATCAACAGTATTGGATGTTTCATAGAAGTTACATACCTTGCAATGTACATTATATATGCTCCCAAGAAGCAGAAG ATTTCGACTTTGATAATGATACTCATTGCTGATGTTGGAGGTTTTGGCTTAACCATGTTGGTCACCATCTTCTCCATGACTGGAATCAACCGTGTTCGTGCTGTGGGTTGGGTTTGTGCCATTTTCAACATTGCAGTGTTCGCTGCTCCTTTAAGCATAATG AGGAAGGTCATAAAAACCAAAAGTGTTGAGTACATGCCATTTTCACTGTCCTTGTTTCTCACCCTCTGCGCCACCATGTGGTTTTTCTACGGGCTCTTCGACAAGGATCCATTCATTATG CTGCCAAATGTGCTAGGATTTCTGTTTGGCATCACCCAAATGATCTTATACATGGTATACAAGAATTCTGAGAAGAAGAACACGAAAGCCAATCGTACACAGCAGCAAGAAAGTGAGGGCACAGtgaacacaaaagagtgtgatGACACTAAACATGATTTCCCTTCGGTGGTGGAAATGAAAGAGAATCCACTTGATCAAGTTTGA